In Kryptolebias marmoratus isolate JLee-2015 linkage group LG4, ASM164957v2, whole genome shotgun sequence, the following proteins share a genomic window:
- the tfeb gene encoding transcription factor EB isoform X1, giving the protein MASRIGLRMQLMRDQLQQEEQRERQQQQQNAALQYMQQRMAGPPAPTPAISAPQHYQSMQVPVEVLKVQTHLENPTDYHIRQSRRQQVKEYLSTTFATKQTVHAVTGHVPPCPPTNMEPAVSSAPAPLPLHSPHMRKEQLMSGNSAPNSPMAMLNIGSSHEKEMDEVIDNIMSMQSSYDDIQTYVDAVQMPNTLPLSSSHLDVYTGPGMKGPAIATTSNSCPANLTIKRELSDAEARALAKERLKKDNHNLIERRRRFNINDRIKELGTMIPKTNDLDVRWNKGTILRASVEYIKRMQKDVQRSREVENNFKRMEMANKQLLLRIQELEMQAHMHGLPSTSPSGINLTEVMSPYVKQETSPEENFSHPQPQAHHQHQHQHQHLPHNQAQPQVQQHHFLPQTNLHPQGQALPPPRQMPPLQHLQQPIQFPAVGSSQPFDFAQSLDLCDGIPGFSDGMSGLGDLGGLDVQARRGELGFLMMDEPLSPISGDPLLSAMSPEASVDSSRRSSFSIEDGDIM; this is encoded by the exons ATGGCCTCACGCATCGGGCTGCGGATGCAG CTGATGCGGgaccagctgcagcaggaggagcagcgtgagaggcaacagcagcagcagaatgcGGCGCTGCAGTACATGCAGCAACGCATGGCGGGGCCACCTGCACCCACGCCAGCCATCAGCGCCCCGCAGCATTACCAGAGCATGCAGGTCCCCGTGGAGGTTCTGAAG GTACAAACCCACCTTGAGAATCCAACAGACTATCATATTCGTCAGTCCCGGAGGCAGCAAGTAAAAGAATACCTTTCAACCACCTTTGCCACTAAACAG ACGGTCCATGCAGTAACAGGGCACGTGCCGCCATGTCCTCCCACAAACATGGAACCTGCGGTGAGCTCAGCGCCTGCACCCCTACCCCTCCACTCCCCGCACATGCGTAAGGAGCAGCTCATGTCCGGCAACAGCGCCCCCAACAGCCCCATGGCCATGCTCAACATTGGCTCCAGCCACGAGAAGGAG atggATGAAGTCATCGATAACATTATGAGTATGCAGTCCAGTTACGATGACATTCAAACGTACGTCGATGCTGTCCAGATGCCAAACACG CTCCCACTTTCAAGCAGTCACCTGGATGTGTACACAGGTCCCGGGATGAAGGGGCCAGCCATCGCCACGACGAGTAACTCCTGTCCTGCCAACTTGACCATCAAGCGAGAACTGTCAG acGCAGAAGCCCGTGCTCTGGCCAAGGAGAGACTGAAGAAAGATAACCACAATCTGA TTGAACGGAGGAGGAGATTCAACATCAATGATCGTATCAAAGAGCTGGGAACCATGATTCCTAAAACCAACGACCT tGATGTGCGCTGGAACAAAGGAACTATCTTGCGTGCATCTGTGGAGTATATCAAGCGCATGCAGAAGGACGTACAGAGGTCCAGAGAGGTGGAGAATAACTTCAAAAGAATGGAGATGGCCAACAAGCAGCTTTTGCTACGCATTCAG GAGTTGGAGATGCAGGCTCATATGCACGGCCTGCCCAGCACCTCTCCATCTGGCATCAACCTTACTGAAGTCATGTCTCCTTACGTAAAACAAGAAACCAGCCCAGAGGAGAACTTTTCTCACCCTCAGCCACAAGCCCACCACCAGCACCAGCACCAGCACCAGCACCTGCCCCATAACCAGGCTCAGCCTCAGGTCCAGCAGCACCACTTCCTCCCCCAGACCAACCTCCATCCCCAGGGCCAGGCCCTGCCCCCACCCAGGCAGATGCCGCCACTCCAACACCTCCAGCAGCCCATCCAGTTCCCAGCTGTGGGCAGCTCCCAGCCCTTTGACTTTGCCCAGTCGCTGGACTTGTGCGACGGGATCCCTGGGTTCTCGGACGGCATGTCAGGGCTGGGTGACCTTGGCGGACTGGACGTCCAGGCGAGGAGAGGCGAGCTGGGATTCTTGATGATGGATGAGCCTTTGTCCCCTATAAGTGGAGACCCGCTGCTCTCCGCAATGTCCCCCGAGGCCTCTGTCGACTCCAGCCGTAGATCCAGCTTCAGCATAGAGGATGGAGACATAATGTAg
- the tfeb gene encoding transcription factor EB isoform X2 encodes MASRIGLRMQLMRDQLQQEEQRERQQQQQNAALQYMQQRMAGPPAPTPAISAPQHYQSMQVPVEVLKVQTHLENPTDYHIRQSRRQQVKEYLSTTFATKQTVHAVTGHVPPCPPTNMEPAVSSAPAPLPLHSPHMRKEQLMSGNSAPNSPMAMLNIGSSHEKEMDEVIDNIMSMQSSYDDIQTYVDAVQMPNTLPLSSSHLDVYTGPGMKGPAIATTSNSCPANLTIKRELSEARALAKERLKKDNHNLIERRRRFNINDRIKELGTMIPKTNDLDVRWNKGTILRASVEYIKRMQKDVQRSREVENNFKRMEMANKQLLLRIQELEMQAHMHGLPSTSPSGINLTEVMSPYVKQETSPEENFSHPQPQAHHQHQHQHQHLPHNQAQPQVQQHHFLPQTNLHPQGQALPPPRQMPPLQHLQQPIQFPAVGSSQPFDFAQSLDLCDGIPGFSDGMSGLGDLGGLDVQARRGELGFLMMDEPLSPISGDPLLSAMSPEASVDSSRRSSFSIEDGDIM; translated from the exons ATGGCCTCACGCATCGGGCTGCGGATGCAG CTGATGCGGgaccagctgcagcaggaggagcagcgtgagaggcaacagcagcagcagaatgcGGCGCTGCAGTACATGCAGCAACGCATGGCGGGGCCACCTGCACCCACGCCAGCCATCAGCGCCCCGCAGCATTACCAGAGCATGCAGGTCCCCGTGGAGGTTCTGAAG GTACAAACCCACCTTGAGAATCCAACAGACTATCATATTCGTCAGTCCCGGAGGCAGCAAGTAAAAGAATACCTTTCAACCACCTTTGCCACTAAACAG ACGGTCCATGCAGTAACAGGGCACGTGCCGCCATGTCCTCCCACAAACATGGAACCTGCGGTGAGCTCAGCGCCTGCACCCCTACCCCTCCACTCCCCGCACATGCGTAAGGAGCAGCTCATGTCCGGCAACAGCGCCCCCAACAGCCCCATGGCCATGCTCAACATTGGCTCCAGCCACGAGAAGGAG atggATGAAGTCATCGATAACATTATGAGTATGCAGTCCAGTTACGATGACATTCAAACGTACGTCGATGCTGTCCAGATGCCAAACACG CTCCCACTTTCAAGCAGTCACCTGGATGTGTACACAGGTCCCGGGATGAAGGGGCCAGCCATCGCCACGACGAGTAACTCCTGTCCTGCCAACTTGACCATCAAGCGAGAACTGTCAG AAGCCCGTGCTCTGGCCAAGGAGAGACTGAAGAAAGATAACCACAATCTGA TTGAACGGAGGAGGAGATTCAACATCAATGATCGTATCAAAGAGCTGGGAACCATGATTCCTAAAACCAACGACCT tGATGTGCGCTGGAACAAAGGAACTATCTTGCGTGCATCTGTGGAGTATATCAAGCGCATGCAGAAGGACGTACAGAGGTCCAGAGAGGTGGAGAATAACTTCAAAAGAATGGAGATGGCCAACAAGCAGCTTTTGCTACGCATTCAG GAGTTGGAGATGCAGGCTCATATGCACGGCCTGCCCAGCACCTCTCCATCTGGCATCAACCTTACTGAAGTCATGTCTCCTTACGTAAAACAAGAAACCAGCCCAGAGGAGAACTTTTCTCACCCTCAGCCACAAGCCCACCACCAGCACCAGCACCAGCACCAGCACCTGCCCCATAACCAGGCTCAGCCTCAGGTCCAGCAGCACCACTTCCTCCCCCAGACCAACCTCCATCCCCAGGGCCAGGCCCTGCCCCCACCCAGGCAGATGCCGCCACTCCAACACCTCCAGCAGCCCATCCAGTTCCCAGCTGTGGGCAGCTCCCAGCCCTTTGACTTTGCCCAGTCGCTGGACTTGTGCGACGGGATCCCTGGGTTCTCGGACGGCATGTCAGGGCTGGGTGACCTTGGCGGACTGGACGTCCAGGCGAGGAGAGGCGAGCTGGGATTCTTGATGATGGATGAGCCTTTGTCCCCTATAAGTGGAGACCCGCTGCTCTCCGCAATGTCCCCCGAGGCCTCTGTCGACTCCAGCCGTAGATCCAGCTTCAGCATAGAGGATGGAGACATAATGTAg